The following proteins are co-located in the Acidicapsa acidisoli genome:
- the rpoB gene encoding DNA-directed RNA polymerase subunit beta — protein sequence MPNENRAIRSRLDFSKIPTAIQIPNLIEVQRRSYERFLQMDKLPNERDDNGLQSVFTSVFPITDFRNISQLDFVDFSIGNWECKCGHLKGLHHLRTACVSCGSMVITDPFHPGDVLCQHCGTYNKNTPDFCNKCGDPVGLQLKYDQQECEERGMTFSAPLKVTVRLTIYDKDPETGSKTIRDIKEQEVFFGDIPLMTPNGTFIVNGTERVIVSQLHRSPGVFFETANNRTYFLGKIIPYRGSWVEFEYDQKNTLYVRIDRKRKFLGTIFLRALGLRSDEEILKTFYTVDKIQLADTKLLWTVPQETGVPTHLLGAKPAHAVISNGEEIAHSGRKVTAHVLKALRSHSVESVEIESAELDGALTAADVIDLTTGEVIVEANTELTADRLHKIQASGATTIEVFFPERDDVGNIITNTLRRDSVRKPEEALIEIYRKLRPGDPPTLDTATALFEGMFFDQRKYDFSRVGRLKFNIKLYENQDASQLDKRTLTPEDFYATIKYLLKLRKNIGAVDDIDHLGNRRVRAVGELMENQFRIGLVRMERAIKEKMSVYQELSTAMPHDLINAKPVMAAIREFFGSSQLSQFMDQTNPLSEITHKRRLSALGPGGLSRERAGFEVRDVHPTHYGRICPIETPEGPNIGLISSLSCFARINEYGFIESPYRKVKEGRILDYVEVVNAGDSGMRVGDHLEKNEAYRLNGELEAASKRKIDWMPFSFYQSAWEEDRHTIAQANIEFDENGVITEELVNARRQGNFVLVNRSEVDFIDVSPKQLVSVAASLVPFLEHDDANRALMGANMQRQSVPLLVAEAPLVGTGMEGVTARDSGAVILAKRNGIVDSVDSERIIIRVEGEHHPTQLSREVGSDIYQLIKFKRSNQNTCINQKPVVREGERVVKGQVIADGPCTEQGELALGRNVLVAFMPWRGYNFEDAILISEKLVREDYYTSVHIEEFEIEARDTKLGPEEITRDIPNVSESALRDLDESGIIRIGAQIKHGDILVGKVTPKGETQLTPEEKLLRAIFGEKAGDVRDASLTCPPGIEGTVVDVRIFSRKGQEKDERAKQIEAENTSKLEKNLGDEIRILTDERLKRLDAILGNKEVLADLHDERTNKRLLTKGALLDRETIERISTKNLKRIRFADKDPRVNEQIDEIEEMTSRQIEVLRKITNERVAKLQKGDELSPGVIKMVKVYIAMKRKLSVGDKMAGRHGNKGVIARILPEEDMPYLPDGTPVEIVLNPLGVPSRMNVGQILETHLGWAAAELGKKIAAIVEQNAEANEIREAIKVGFKDTAALNQLLELDDTMLIRVAKGMKRGIWFGTAVFDGAQESEIKALLAAAGLPSSGKTALFDGMTGEVFEQPVTVGYIYMLKLSHLVDDKIHARSIGPYSLITQQPLGGKAQFGGQRFGEMEVWALEAYGAAYILQELLTAKSDDVYGRTKIYEAIVKGEAAIEPGVPESFNVLIRELQALCLDVELIKRADLKKLPAPELIDVAVAD from the coding sequence ATGCCGAACGAGAATCGCGCCATTCGCAGCCGACTCGATTTTTCCAAGATTCCTACCGCCATCCAGATTCCTAACCTGATCGAAGTGCAGCGGCGTTCCTATGAGCGCTTCCTGCAGATGGACAAGCTCCCCAATGAGCGGGACGATAACGGTTTGCAGTCAGTTTTTACCTCGGTTTTTCCGATTACGGACTTCCGCAATATCTCGCAACTTGATTTTGTGGATTTTTCGATCGGCAACTGGGAGTGCAAGTGCGGTCACCTCAAGGGACTGCATCACCTGCGCACGGCTTGCGTCTCCTGCGGATCGATGGTCATCACGGATCCGTTCCATCCCGGCGATGTACTGTGCCAGCACTGCGGCACGTACAACAAGAACACGCCTGACTTCTGCAACAAGTGCGGCGACCCCGTCGGTCTGCAATTGAAGTACGACCAGCAGGAGTGCGAAGAGCGCGGCATGACTTTCTCTGCTCCGCTCAAGGTCACCGTGCGCCTGACGATCTACGACAAGGACCCCGAAACGGGTTCGAAGACCATCCGCGACATCAAGGAGCAGGAAGTCTTCTTCGGCGACATTCCACTGATGACGCCCAATGGCACCTTCATCGTCAACGGCACCGAGCGCGTCATTGTTTCGCAGCTCCATCGCTCGCCTGGCGTCTTCTTCGAGACCGCGAACAATCGCACCTACTTCCTGGGCAAGATCATCCCCTATCGCGGCTCATGGGTAGAGTTCGAATACGACCAGAAGAACACGCTTTACGTGCGTATCGACCGTAAGCGCAAGTTCCTCGGCACGATCTTCCTGCGCGCCCTCGGTCTGCGTTCGGATGAAGAGATTCTGAAGACCTTCTACACGGTCGACAAGATCCAGTTGGCTGACACGAAGCTTCTGTGGACCGTGCCCCAGGAAACTGGCGTGCCGACCCACCTGCTCGGCGCAAAGCCCGCTCATGCCGTCATTTCAAATGGCGAAGAGATCGCGCACTCGGGCCGCAAGGTCACTGCGCATGTTCTCAAGGCCCTGCGCTCGCACAGCGTCGAATCCGTCGAAATCGAGAGTGCTGAACTCGATGGCGCCCTGACTGCTGCCGACGTGATCGATCTCACCACGGGCGAAGTCATCGTCGAAGCCAACACCGAACTGACCGCCGACCGTCTGCACAAGATTCAGGCCAGCGGCGCAACCACCATCGAAGTCTTCTTCCCCGAGCGCGACGATGTGGGCAACATCATCACCAACACGCTTCGCCGCGATTCCGTGCGCAAGCCGGAAGAAGCGCTCATTGAAATCTACCGCAAGCTGCGTCCCGGCGATCCGCCGACCCTGGATACGGCCACGGCTCTCTTCGAAGGCATGTTCTTTGATCAGCGCAAGTACGATTTCTCGCGCGTTGGCCGGTTGAAGTTCAACATCAAGCTCTACGAGAACCAGGATGCCTCGCAGCTCGACAAGCGCACCCTGACGCCCGAAGACTTCTACGCGACCATCAAGTACCTGCTCAAGCTGCGCAAGAACATCGGCGCAGTAGATGATATTGACCATCTCGGCAACCGCCGCGTCAGGGCCGTCGGCGAGCTGATGGAAAATCAGTTCCGCATCGGTCTCGTTCGTATGGAACGCGCCATCAAGGAAAAGATGAGCGTTTATCAGGAACTCTCGACGGCCATGCCGCACGACCTGATCAACGCCAAGCCGGTCATGGCGGCGATCCGCGAGTTCTTCGGTTCCTCGCAGCTTTCGCAGTTCATGGACCAGACCAACCCGCTCTCGGAGATCACGCACAAGCGGCGTCTCTCCGCCCTTGGGCCCGGCGGTCTGTCTCGCGAGCGCGCTGGCTTCGAAGTGCGCGACGTGCATCCGACCCACTACGGCCGCATCTGCCCAATCGAAACCCCGGAAGGCCCGAACATCGGTCTGATCAGCTCGCTGAGCTGCTTCGCCCGCATCAATGAGTACGGCTTCATCGAGTCGCCTTACCGCAAGGTGAAGGAAGGCCGCATTCTCGACTACGTTGAGGTTGTGAACGCAGGCGACAGCGGTATGCGCGTCGGCGATCATCTCGAAAAGAACGAAGCTTACCGGCTCAATGGCGAGCTCGAAGCGGCCAGCAAGCGCAAGATCGACTGGATGCCGTTCAGCTTCTACCAATCCGCCTGGGAAGAGGATCGCCACACCATCGCGCAGGCCAACATCGAGTTCGACGAGAACGGCGTCATCACCGAAGAACTGGTGAATGCCCGCCGTCAGGGCAACTTCGTGCTCGTCAACCGTTCTGAAGTTGACTTCATCGACGTTAGCCCCAAGCAGCTTGTCTCGGTCGCCGCTTCGCTCGTTCCGTTCCTTGAGCATGACGACGCCAACCGCGCGCTGATGGGCGCCAACATGCAGCGCCAATCTGTTCCGCTGCTCGTCGCTGAAGCTCCGCTGGTCGGCACCGGCATGGAAGGCGTGACCGCACGCGATTCCGGCGCAGTCATTCTTGCCAAGCGCAACGGCATCGTGGATTCGGTCGACTCCGAGCGCATCATCATCCGCGTTGAGGGCGAACATCACCCCACGCAGTTGTCGCGCGAAGTCGGTTCGGATATCTATCAGCTCATCAAGTTCAAGCGCTCCAACCAGAACACCTGCATCAACCAGAAGCCGGTCGTTCGCGAAGGAGAGCGTGTCGTCAAGGGTCAGGTCATCGCTGACGGTCCTTGCACCGAGCAGGGCGAGCTTGCGCTCGGCCGCAACGTGCTCGTCGCCTTCATGCCTTGGCGCGGATACAACTTCGAAGACGCGATCCTCATCAGCGAAAAGCTGGTGCGCGAGGACTACTACACCTCGGTGCACATTGAGGAATTCGAAATCGAAGCCCGCGACACCAAGCTCGGACCCGAGGAAATCACGCGCGATATTCCCAACGTCTCCGAGTCGGCGCTGCGCGATCTCGACGAGAGCGGCATCATCCGCATCGGCGCTCAGATCAAGCATGGCGACATCCTCGTCGGCAAGGTAACCCCCAAGGGCGAAACCCAGTTGACGCCGGAAGAGAAGTTGCTCCGCGCCATCTTCGGCGAAAAGGCCGGCGATGTTCGCGACGCTTCGCTGACGTGCCCTCCGGGCATCGAAGGCACGGTCGTCGACGTCCGCATCTTCTCCCGCAAGGGTCAGGAAAAGGACGAGCGCGCCAAGCAGATCGAGGCCGAAAACACCTCGAAGCTCGAAAAGAACCTCGGCGATGAGATTCGTATTCTCACCGACGAGCGCCTCAAGCGTCTCGACGCCATCCTCGGTAATAAGGAAGTTCTAGCCGATCTGCACGACGAGCGCACCAACAAGCGCCTGCTCACCAAGGGCGCGCTGCTGGATCGCGAAACCATCGAGCGTATTTCCACCAAGAACCTCAAGCGCATTCGCTTCGCGGACAAAGATCCGCGCGTGAATGAGCAGATCGACGAGATCGAGGAGATGACTTCGCGCCAGATCGAAGTGCTGCGCAAGATCACCAACGAGCGCGTCGCCAAGCTGCAGAAGGGCGATGAGCTTTCGCCCGGCGTCATCAAGATGGTCAAGGTGTACATCGCGATGAAGCGCAAGCTGTCGGTCGGCGACAAAATGGCCGGCCGTCACGGCAACAAGGGTGTGATCGCGCGCATTCTTCCCGAGGAAGACATGCCGTACCTGCCCGATGGAACGCCGGTGGAGATTGTGCTCAATCCGCTCGGTGTGCCTTCGCGTATGAACGTCGGTCAGATTCTCGAGACGCACCTTGGCTGGGCCGCTGCCGAGCTTGGTAAGAAGATCGCCGCCATCGTTGAGCAGAACGCCGAAGCCAACGAAATCCGTGAGGCGATCAAGGTCGGCTTCAAGGACACCGCAGCCCTGAATCAGTTGCTCGAACTCGACGACACGATGTTGATTCGCGTGGCCAAGGGTATGAAGCGCGGAATCTGGTTCGGAACCGCAGTCTTTGATGGCGCGCAGGAAAGCGAAATCAAAGCTCTGCTTGCTGCAGCCGGCCTGCCCAGCTCGGGCAAGACGGCGCTGTTTGACGGCATGACCGGCGAGGTCTTCGAACAGCCGGTAACCGTGGGCTACATCTACATGCTCAAGCTCTCGCATCTGGTGGACGACAAGATCCATGCTCGCTCCATCGGGCCGTACTCGCTTATCACCCAGCAGCCGCTGGGCGGCAAGGCGCAGTTCGGCGGACAGCGCTTCGGCGAGATGGAAGTGTGGGCGCTCGAAGCCTATGGCGCGGCCTACATTCTCCAGGAGCTGTTGACTGCCAAGTCCGATGACGTATATGGCCGAACCAAAATTTATGAGGCCATCGTCAAGGGCGAAGCAGCCATCGAGCCTGGCGTGCCGGAAAGCTTCAACGTGCTGATTCGCGAGCTTCAGGCCTTGTGCCTGGATGTCGAGCTGATCAAGCGCGCCGATCTGAAGAAGCTGCCCGCACCGGAGCTGATTGACGTAGCCGTAGCCGATTAA
- the rplL gene encoding 50S ribosomal protein L7/L12: MADLNQLEEQIVSLSLLEAAALVKKLEERLGVSAAAAAPVAVAAGGGAAAPAEVVEQTEFQVILKDAGANKISTIKAVREVTSLGLKEAKDLVDGAPKALKENATKEEAEAIKKKFEGVATIEIK, encoded by the coding sequence ATGGCGGATTTGAATCAGTTGGAAGAGCAGATTGTTAGCCTGAGCCTGCTGGAAGCAGCGGCCCTGGTAAAGAAGCTGGAAGAGCGTCTTGGTGTTTCGGCAGCAGCAGCGGCCCCGGTCGCGGTTGCGGCTGGCGGCGGCGCAGCAGCCCCGGCAGAGGTTGTGGAGCAGACCGAGTTCCAAGTCATCCTCAAGGATGCCGGCGCGAACAAGATCAGCACCATTAAGGCTGTCCGTGAAGTCACTTCGCTCGGTCTGAAGGAAGCCAAGGATCTGGTCGACGGCGCTCCCAAGGCCCTGAAGGAAAATGCGACCAAGGAAGAGGCCGAGGCTATCAAGAAGAAGTTCGAAGGCGTTGCAACCATCGAAATCAAGTAA